A window of the Cystobacter ferrugineus genome harbors these coding sequences:
- a CDS encoding type 1 glutamine amidotransferase domain-containing protein: MKALTAVKILLIVTSHTQLGNTKEPTGFWFEELAAPYAEFTQAGAQVDIASPLGGKASADPKSEKESSEATRAFLADATAKKKLANTLPLEKVKDTYDAYFVVGGHGVMWDLATHAPLHSLLSAAYARGSVVSAVCHGPAALVGVKAPDGKPLVAGKRVAAFTNEEEKAAKLDSVVPFALETRLREQGARFESGPMWGSFAVRDGNLVTGQNPASSVAAAREVIAALREKSEKK, encoded by the coding sequence ATGAAGGCCCTGACCGCCGTGAAGATCCTGCTGATCGTCACCAGCCACACGCAGCTCGGAAACACGAAGGAGCCCACCGGCTTCTGGTTCGAGGAACTGGCGGCGCCCTACGCCGAGTTCACCCAGGCGGGCGCGCAGGTGGACATCGCCTCGCCGCTGGGCGGCAAGGCCTCGGCGGACCCCAAGAGCGAGAAGGAGTCCTCCGAGGCCACCCGCGCCTTCCTCGCCGACGCCACCGCGAAGAAGAAGCTCGCGAACACGCTCCCGCTGGAGAAGGTGAAGGACACCTATGACGCCTACTTCGTGGTGGGCGGCCACGGCGTGATGTGGGACCTGGCGACGCACGCGCCGCTGCACTCGCTGCTCTCGGCCGCGTATGCCCGGGGCTCGGTGGTCTCGGCCGTCTGCCATGGGCCCGCGGCGCTCGTGGGCGTGAAGGCGCCAGATGGCAAGCCCCTCGTGGCGGGCAAGCGCGTGGCGGCCTTCACCAACGAGGAGGAGAAGGCCGCGAAGCTCGACTCGGTGGTGCCCTTCGCCCTGGAGACCCGGCTGCGCGAGCAGGGCGCCCGCTTCGAGTCCGGCCCCATGTGGGGCAGCTTCGCGGTGCGTGACGGCAACCTCGTCACCGGCCAGAACCCGGCCTCGTCCGTGGCCGCCGCGCGCGAGGTCATCGCCGCGCTGCGTGAGAAGAGCGAGAAGAAGTAG
- a CDS encoding endonuclease/exonuclease/phosphatase family protein, whose product MRRLRPLLLLMPLLTGCEWVADPLSFTREEVPRFKAHADHPAPVDNPTSLKVMSWNVKYGACRIDFWFDFWGDRVQMSSTEVTDCLTRVAALIREYDPDILMTEEIEVDSKRSAYIDQVRFLLENTNLRYAGYMSTWKARYVPSEGVGRMDLGNAILSRYPILKAERIRQEDRTDQDPLTSTFYIKRAIGRVEVDVGQGRRIAAYVVHTEAYDQDGTKQKQIQQIHDVLKAETLPWVIGGDFNELPPVCDERAPRGSPESCEGKLRLSGFLDERESSKGTEFEQPPYTPSVMKQYYDDFEPYIPLSRYGVGEDNQRRYFTHSVLGPDSVNDQGVPGYWNRTLDYLFIRKGEQWTDTDVIQGPGPFGIKSDALRLSDHAPVVGTWRLP is encoded by the coding sequence ATGAGACGACTCCGCCCGCTGCTCCTCCTGATGCCTCTGCTGACCGGCTGTGAATGGGTGGCCGATCCGCTGTCCTTCACCCGGGAAGAAGTTCCGCGCTTCAAGGCCCACGCGGACCACCCCGCGCCGGTGGACAACCCCACGTCGCTCAAGGTGATGTCGTGGAACGTGAAGTACGGGGCCTGCCGCATCGACTTCTGGTTCGACTTCTGGGGTGACCGCGTCCAGATGTCCTCCACCGAGGTGACGGACTGCCTCACCCGCGTCGCCGCGCTCATCCGCGAGTACGACCCGGACATCCTCATGACGGAGGAGATCGAGGTCGACTCCAAGCGCAGCGCCTACATCGACCAGGTGCGCTTCCTGCTGGAGAACACGAACCTGCGCTACGCGGGCTACATGTCCACCTGGAAGGCGCGCTACGTGCCGTCCGAGGGCGTGGGCCGCATGGACCTGGGCAACGCCATCCTCTCGCGCTACCCCATCCTCAAGGCCGAGCGCATCCGCCAGGAAGACCGCACGGATCAGGATCCGCTCACGTCGACCTTCTACATCAAGCGCGCCATCGGCCGGGTGGAGGTGGACGTGGGCCAGGGCCGGAGGATCGCCGCCTACGTGGTGCACACCGAGGCGTATGACCAGGACGGCACCAAGCAGAAGCAGATCCAGCAGATCCACGACGTCCTGAAGGCGGAGACGCTGCCCTGGGTCATCGGAGGCGACTTCAACGAGCTGCCGCCCGTGTGCGACGAGCGCGCGCCCCGGGGCTCTCCCGAGTCGTGTGAGGGCAAGCTGCGGCTGAGCGGCTTCCTCGACGAGCGCGAGAGCAGCAAGGGCACCGAGTTCGAGCAGCCGCCCTACACGCCCAGCGTCATGAAGCAGTACTACGACGACTTCGAACCCTACATCCCCCTCTCCCGCTACGGCGTGGGCGAGGACAACCAACGGCGCTACTTCACGCACTCGGTCCTCGGCCCGGACAGCGTGAACGACCAGGGCGTGCCCGGGTATTGGAACCGCACGCTGGACTACCTCTTCATCCGCAAGGGCGAGCAATGGACGGACACCGACGTCATCCAGGGTCCTGGCCCGTTCGGCATAAAGAGCGACGCCCTGCGGCTGTCGGATCATGCCCCCGTCGTCGGAACCTGGAGGCTGCCATGA